One region of Gemmatimonadaceae bacterium genomic DNA includes:
- a CDS encoding site-specific DNA-methyltransferase, whose protein sequence is MEKLQLGAADTKSADVVTANMAALRALYPEAFVEGKIDFDVLRHLLGGAVDEREEKYGLNWHGKRRARQLALTPSTGTLRPAPGESVDWETTQNLMIEGDNLEVLKLLQKSYSGKVKLIYIDPPYNTGKDFVYPDDFRDNIRNYLELTGQVEGGKKITSNPESSGRFHTDWLNMMYPRLKLARALLAEDGALFASIDDEEFPHLRAVMDAVFGEENFVGAFVWEKRTTRENRRVLSVNHDYLLCYARELSLFEQTRGLLPRTIESEERFDNPDQDPRGAWQSVSINAQAGPGRRKEQFFTIVTPSGRRVDPPSGRCWIFTEDRFHELVADRRIWFGEDGNNVPRLKVFRSESNDGVVPHTLWKADEVGTTDSAKKALKDLFDGIEVFDTPKPIGLLERILAIGATGSPNDVVLDFFAGAGPVGEAVLYANARDGGRRKYLLVQLPEPLPDDSPGRSLGLENLAQVVIERLRRAAKKIRDENPLFAGDLGFRVFKLDSSNIRAWEPRRDDLEQTLLESQEHIKPGRGEQDVLYELLLKLGLELTVPIQTRTIAGKSVHSVGGGVLMVCLSESVAADEVEALAEGIVAWHKELQPAGEVNLVFRDSAFANDVAKTNLTAILQQQGLGNVKSV, encoded by the coding sequence ATGGAGAAGTTGCAGCTGGGCGCCGCGGACACGAAGAGTGCCGACGTGGTGACGGCCAACATGGCGGCGCTCAGGGCGCTGTACCCCGAGGCGTTCGTCGAGGGAAAGATCGACTTCGACGTGCTGCGGCACCTCCTGGGCGGCGCCGTGGACGAGCGCGAGGAGAAGTACGGGCTCAACTGGCACGGCAAGCGCCGCGCGCGGCAGCTCGCGCTCACCCCCAGCACGGGAACGCTTCGCCCGGCGCCGGGAGAGAGCGTCGATTGGGAGACGACGCAGAACCTGATGATCGAGGGCGACAACCTCGAGGTGCTCAAGCTCCTGCAGAAGAGCTACTCGGGGAAGGTGAAGCTCATCTACATCGACCCGCCATACAACACGGGGAAGGACTTCGTGTACCCGGATGATTTTCGGGACAACATCCGGAACTATCTGGAGTTGACGGGGCAGGTGGAGGGAGGAAAGAAGATCACGTCCAATCCGGAGTCGTCGGGAAGGTTCCACACGGATTGGTTGAACATGATGTATCCGCGGTTGAAGCTGGCGAGGGCGCTGCTGGCGGAGGATGGTGCCTTGTTCGCTTCGATCGACGATGAGGAGTTCCCACATCTTCGAGCGGTGATGGATGCCGTCTTTGGTGAAGAAAACTTCGTCGGCGCATTTGTCTGGGAGAAGCGAACTACTCGCGAGAATCGAAGAGTTCTTTCGGTCAATCACGACTACTTGCTGTGTTATGCCCGCGAGCTATCGCTCTTCGAACAGACGCGCGGCCTACTTCCACGTACCATCGAGAGTGAGGAGCGCTTCGACAATCCTGACCAAGATCCCCGTGGCGCATGGCAGTCAGTTTCGATAAACGCCCAAGCCGGGCCCGGTCGTCGCAAGGAGCAGTTCTTCACGATCGTCACTCCATCGGGACGAAGAGTTGATCCGCCGAGCGGGCGTTGCTGGATCTTCACCGAAGATCGCTTCCACGAGCTCGTCGCCGATCGACGAATCTGGTTCGGCGAGGACGGCAACAATGTGCCAAGGCTAAAGGTCTTTCGAAGCGAATCGAACGATGGAGTTGTTCCGCACACGCTGTGGAAAGCGGACGAAGTCGGAACGACAGACTCTGCCAAGAAGGCACTGAAGGACCTCTTCGACGGCATCGAGGTGTTCGACACCCCGAAACCCATTGGACTGCTTGAACGAATCCTTGCGATTGGCGCAACGGGATCGCCGAACGATGTGGTCTTGGACTTCTTCGCTGGCGCTGGCCCTGTAGGCGAAGCCGTCCTCTATGCAAACGCACGCGACGGCGGTAGACGGAAGTACCTTTTGGTGCAGCTTCCCGAGCCGCTTCCCGACGATTCTCCTGGTAGGTCGCTCGGGCTTGAGAACCTCGCGCAGGTGGTGATCGAACGCCTCCGCCGCGCCGCCAAGAAGATCCGCGACGAGAACCCCCTATTCGCTGGCGACTTGGGCTTCCGCGTCTTCAAGCTCGACTCCAGCAACATCCGCGCATGGGAGCCCAGGCGCGACGACCTCGAACAGACGCTCCTCGAATCGCAGGAGCACATCAAGCCGGGGCGCGGCGAGCAGGATGTGCTCTACGAACTCCTGCTCAAGCTCGGGCTCGAACTCACGGTCCCCATCCAAACGCGCACCATCGCGGGCAAGTCGGTGCACAGCGTGGGGGGCGGCGTCCTCATGGTCTGCCTGTCGGAGTCGGTCGCCGCGGACGAGGTGGAAGCGCTCGCTGAAGGAATCGTGGCGTGGCACAAGGAGCTGCAGCCGGCGGGGGAGGTGAACCTCGTCTTCCGCGACAGCGCCTTTGCCAACGACGTGGCCAAGACCAACCTCACGGCGATTCTCCAGCAGCAGGGGCTGGGGAATGTGAAGAGCGTGTAG
- a CDS encoding virulence RhuM family protein yields the protein MTGIPPSDESASPSRLILFQGEDRVTRIQVRLEGGTVWLTQAQLAELYQTSLQNVSAHLQDIYASGELVEGATIKDYLIVRTEGARQVRRSIQHYNLDAILAVGYRVRSHRGVQFRQWATAQLREFVVKGFVLDDERLKAPPGDADEDYFAQLLDRIRDIRSSERLFYRKVLDIYATSVDYDPSAESSQRFFATVQNKMHWAAHGHTAAEVIHERADASKPHMGLSHVPRGARVRKQDVSVAKNYLQPDELEALNRIVNAYLEFAELQARGRRLMYMQDWIAKLDDFLRLSDRDILTHAGTVSHEMAQLKAETEYDAYRARTDAEPRAVDGDFEEAVKRLPRQRRRPSDPGGE from the coding sequence ATGACAGGCATCCCTCCCTCGGACGAAAGCGCGTCGCCGTCACGACTCATCCTGTTTCAGGGCGAGGATCGCGTCACCCGCATCCAGGTTCGCCTGGAGGGGGGGACGGTGTGGCTCACCCAGGCCCAGCTCGCCGAGCTGTATCAGACGTCGCTGCAGAACGTAAGTGCCCATCTGCAGGATATTTATGCGTCTGGGGAGCTGGTTGAAGGAGCAACTATCAAGGATTACTTGATAGTTCGAACCGAGGGCGCACGTCAGGTTCGACGCTCCATCCAGCACTACAACCTGGATGCCATTCTCGCGGTCGGGTACCGCGTCCGCAGCCATCGAGGCGTTCAGTTCCGCCAATGGGCAACGGCACAGCTCCGCGAGTTCGTCGTCAAGGGCTTCGTGCTCGACGACGAACGGCTCAAGGCCCCGCCCGGCGATGCGGACGAGGACTACTTCGCCCAGCTCCTCGATCGCATTCGGGACATCCGCTCGTCGGAGCGGCTGTTCTATCGCAAGGTGCTCGACATCTACGCCACCAGCGTCGACTACGACCCTTCCGCCGAGTCGTCACAGCGATTCTTCGCCACGGTGCAGAACAAGATGCACTGGGCGGCGCACGGACACACGGCAGCCGAAGTGATCCACGAGCGGGCAGACGCCAGCAAACCGCACATGGGGCTAAGCCACGTGCCGCGAGGAGCGCGAGTGCGGAAGCAGGATGTGAGCGTCGCCAAGAACTACCTGCAGCCCGACGAGCTGGAGGCGCTCAACCGGATCGTGAACGCCTACCTGGAGTTCGCCGAGCTGCAGGCGCGAGGACGACGGTTGATGTACATGCAGGACTGGATCGCCAAGCTCGATGACTTCCTGCGGCTGTCGGATCGCGACATCCTGACCCACGCGGGAACCGTTTCGCATGAGATGGCACAGCTCAAGGCCGAGACCGAGTACGACGCATATCGTGCACGAACCGACGCTGAGCCGCGTGCCGTGGACGGCGACTTCGAAGAGGCGGTGAAACGACTGCCCAGGCAGCGGCGCCGCCCCTCCGACCCCGGGGGCGAGTGA